The following proteins are encoded in a genomic region of Brachypodium distachyon strain Bd21 chromosome 1, Brachypodium_distachyon_v3.0, whole genome shotgun sequence:
- the LOC100843817 gene encoding uncharacterized protein LOC100843817 codes for MAAASLLESTRFLSLPPPRSLPPRRGLHLLSPSSPLPDRDRAPRLRAHPSPRLPPVTETAAARPPHPLLDALKKSLSDTLAALKKPALALLLAGALLAAAGPHHAALAASGGRVGGSAFSSRSSRSSPSYGYTAPAPRGGYSAAPFYSPSPFVSVGPAVGIGFGGSGFLLTLVGFAAFLYLAGFLSDSSGGGSVLTETQKTTVLKLQVGLLGMARSFQKELDQIAEKADTSTPSGLSYVLTETTLALLRHPDCCISAYSTVDVKRSIDDGEKRFNQLSIEERGKFDEETLVNVNSIKRQKAGSQRSSGFSNEYIVITILVAAEGVHKLPTINSSSDLKTALQKLGAVPSSKILAVEVLWTPQNENDTLSERELLEDYPLLRPL; via the exons atggccgccgcctccctcctcgaATCCACGCGCTTCCTCTCCCTGCCACCCCCGCGCTCGCTcccgccccgccgcggcctgcaCCTCCTCAGCCCCTCCTCGCCCCTCCCCGACCGCGaccgcgccccgcgcctccgcGCCCACCCGAGCCCCCGACTCCCACCTGTCACCGAGACGGCTGCGGCGAGACCGCCACACCCGCTGCTCGACGCGCTCAAGAAGTCCCTCTCCGACACTCTCGCGGCGCTCAAGAAGCCCGCGCtggcgctcctcctcgccggcgcgctGCTCGCGGCCGCGGGTCCCCACCACGCGGCGCTGGCTGCCTCTGGGGGCCGCGTCGGCGGGTCCGCCTTCTCCTCGCGATCGTCGAGGTCCTCGCCGTCCTACGGGTACAccgcgccggcgcccaggGGTGGGTACTCGGCCGCGCCGTTCTACTCGCCCTCGCCGTTCGTGTCCGTCGGCCCAGCCGTTGGCATAGGGTTCGGGGGGTCTGGATTCCTCTTGACGCTGGTGGGGTTCGCGGCGTTTCTATACCTCGCTGGGTTCCTCTCCGACTCGTCCGGGGGCGGAAGCGTGCTCACCGAGACGCAGAAGACCACCGTCCTCAAGCTGCAG GTTGGATTGTTGGGCATGGCCCGATCATTTCAGAAAGAGCTTGATCAAATAGCCGAGAAAGCAGATACGTCTACCCCATCTGGGTTGAGCTATGTGCTGACAG AGACAACATTGGCATTACTTCGGCATCCAGATTGCTGTATATCAGCTTACTCAACA GTTGATGTCAAGCGAAGCATAGATGATGGAGAGAAACGTTTCAATCAACTGTCAATTGAGGAACGGGGCAAGTTTGATGAAGAAACACTCGTGAATGTGAACAGTATAAAGAGGCAAAAGGCAGGCAGTCAAAGATCAAGTGGTTTTAGCAATGAGTACATTGTG ATAACCATATTGGTTGCTGCTGAGGGAGTTCACAAGTTGCCTACTATAAATAGCAGCTCTGACTTGAAGACAGCTCTACAAAAGCTTGGTGCTGTACCCTCAAGCAAAATACTG GCGGTTGAGGTCTTATGGACTCCACAAAATGAGAATGATACATTGTCAGAGCGAGAACTCCTTGAAGATTACCCACTTTTGAGACCGCTATAG